One region of Pseudomonas alvandae genomic DNA includes:
- the rimO gene encoding 30S ribosomal protein S12 methylthiotransferase RimO — protein sequence MSTTTAPANPKVGFVSLGCPKALVDSERILTQLRMEGYDVVSTYQDADVVVVNTCGFIDSAKAESLEVIGEAIKENGKVIVTGCMGVEEGNIRDVHPSVLSVTGPQQYEQVVNAVHEVVPPRQDHNPLIDLVPPQGIKLTPRHYAYLKISEGCNHSCSFCIIPSMRGKLVSRPVGDVLDEAQRLVKAGVKELLVISQDTSAYGVDVKYRTGFWNGAPVKTRMTELCEALSTLGVWVRLHYVYPYPHVDELIPLMAAGKILPYLDIPFQHASPKVLKAMKRPAFEDKTLARIKNWREICPDLIIRSTFIVGFPGETEEDFQYLLDWLTEAQLDRVGCFQYSPVEGAPANDLDLDVVPDDVKQDRWERFMAHQQAISSARLQMRIGREIEVLVDEVDEQGAVGRCFFDAPEIDGNVFIDNGSNLKPGDKVWCKVTDADEYDLWAEQIG from the coding sequence ATGTCCACCACTACCGCGCCAGCCAACCCGAAGGTTGGCTTCGTATCCCTGGGTTGCCCGAAGGCTCTGGTCGACTCCGAGCGCATCCTGACCCAGCTGCGCATGGAAGGTTATGACGTCGTGTCCACTTACCAGGACGCTGACGTGGTAGTGGTCAACACCTGTGGCTTCATCGACTCGGCCAAGGCCGAATCCCTTGAAGTGATCGGCGAGGCCATCAAGGAAAACGGCAAGGTCATTGTCACCGGCTGCATGGGCGTGGAAGAAGGCAACATCCGCGACGTGCACCCGAGCGTGTTGTCGGTGACCGGGCCGCAGCAGTACGAACAAGTGGTCAATGCCGTGCACGAAGTGGTGCCGCCGCGCCAGGACCACAATCCGCTGATCGACCTGGTGCCGCCGCAAGGCATCAAGCTGACCCCGCGTCACTACGCCTACCTGAAGATTTCCGAAGGCTGCAACCACAGTTGCAGTTTCTGCATCATCCCGTCGATGCGCGGCAAGCTGGTGAGCCGTCCGGTGGGTGATGTGCTCGACGAGGCACAGCGCCTGGTCAAGGCCGGCGTCAAGGAACTGCTGGTGATTTCCCAGGACACCAGCGCCTACGGCGTCGACGTCAAGTACCGTACCGGCTTCTGGAACGGCGCGCCGGTGAAAACCCGCATGACCGAGCTGTGCGAAGCACTGAGCACACTTGGCGTCTGGGTCCGCTTGCATTACGTCTACCCGTACCCGCACGTCGATGAGCTGATCCCGCTGATGGCCGCCGGCAAGATCCTGCCGTACCTGGACATCCCGTTCCAGCACGCCAGCCCGAAGGTGCTCAAGGCCATGAAACGTCCGGCCTTCGAAGACAAGACCCTGGCGCGCATCAAGAACTGGCGCGAAATCTGCCCGGACCTGATCATCCGCTCGACCTTCATCGTCGGCTTCCCGGGCGAAACCGAAGAAGATTTCCAGTACCTGCTGGACTGGCTGACCGAAGCCCAGCTCGACCGCGTCGGCTGCTTCCAGTATTCCCCCGTCGAAGGCGCACCGGCCAATGACCTGGACCTGGACGTGGTACCGGACGACGTCAAGCAAGACCGTTGGGAGCGCTTCATGGCGCACCAGCAGGCCATCAGCTCGGCACGCCTGCAGATGCGCATCGGCCGTGAAATCGAAGTGCTGGTGGACGAAGTCGACGAACAAGGCGCCGTGGGCCGCTGCTTCTTCGACGCTCCGGAAATCGACGGCAACGTGTTCATCGACAACGGCAGCAACCTGAAGCCGGGCGACAAGGTCTGGTGCAAGGTCACCGACGCCGATGAGTATGATTTGTGGGCTGAGCAGATCGGTTGA
- a CDS encoding GNAT family N-acetyltransferase: MRQHSVIHTPKPSDYQELTRVWEASVRATHDFLPDSYIELLKNLVLTRYLDAVMLICTRDNRQRITGFAGVAAGKIEMLFIDPEHRGQGLGKQLLRYAMENLNADQLDVNEQNPQALGFYLKQGFEVVGRSARDGMDQPYPLLHMRYKQPDLKAGRG; this comes from the coding sequence ATGCGCCAGCATTCGGTCATCCACACACCGAAACCGAGCGACTACCAGGAATTGACCCGGGTCTGGGAGGCCTCGGTACGGGCCACCCATGACTTCTTGCCAGACAGTTACATCGAGCTGCTGAAAAACCTCGTGCTCACCCGCTATCTGGACGCGGTGATGCTCATCTGCACCCGCGACAATCGTCAACGCATCACCGGTTTTGCGGGGGTGGCGGCTGGCAAGATTGAAATGCTGTTCATCGACCCGGAACATCGCGGCCAGGGCCTGGGTAAACAATTGCTGCGCTACGCCATGGAAAACTTGAACGCCGACCAGTTGGACGTCAATGAACAGAACCCACAGGCCCTGGGTTTCTATCTCAAGCAAGGCTTCGAAGTCGTCGGCCGTTCGGCACGGGATGGAATGGACCAGCCCTACCCGCTGCTGCACATGCGCTACAAACAACCCGACCTGAAGGCAGGACGCGGCTAA
- a CDS encoding rRNA pseudouridine synthase produces the protein MTDPIRLSKRLIELVGCSRREAELFIEGGWVTVDGEVIDEPQFKVTTQKVALDPEAKATAPEPVTLLLNVPAGMDVDTAMATLGPQTLSEEHRFGKRPLKGHFLRLTASADLQANASGLLVFTQDWKILRKLTADAAKIEQEYVVEVEGEMVAHGLNRLNHGLTYKGKELPAVKASWQNENRLRFAMKNPQPGVIALFCQAVGLKVVAIRRIRIGGVSIGKVPLGQWRYLSAKEKF, from the coding sequence ATGACTGACCCGATTCGTCTCTCCAAACGCCTCATCGAACTCGTCGGCTGTTCCCGTCGGGAAGCGGAGCTGTTCATCGAGGGCGGCTGGGTCACCGTCGACGGCGAAGTGATCGACGAGCCGCAGTTCAAGGTGACCACCCAAAAGGTCGCACTCGATCCCGAGGCCAAGGCCACCGCGCCGGAGCCCGTGACGCTGCTGCTGAACGTCCCGGCGGGCATGGATGTCGACACCGCCATGGCAACCCTCGGGCCACAGACCTTGAGCGAGGAGCATCGCTTCGGCAAGCGCCCACTCAAGGGCCATTTCCTGCGCCTGACCGCCAGTGCCGACCTGCAGGCCAACGCCAGCGGGCTGCTGGTGTTCACCCAGGATTGGAAGATCTTGCGCAAGCTCACCGCCGACGCCGCCAAGATCGAGCAGGAATATGTAGTGGAAGTCGAAGGCGAGATGGTCGCCCACGGCCTCAATCGCTTGAACCACGGGCTGACCTACAAAGGCAAGGAGTTGCCGGCGGTCAAGGCCAGCTGGCAGAACGAAAACCGCCTGCGCTTCGCCATGAAGAACCCGCAACCCGGTGTCATCGCGCTGTTTTGCCAGGCGGTCGGCCTGAAGGTCGTCGCCATTCGCCGCATCCGCATCGGCGGCGTGTCCATCGGCAAGGTGCCCTTGGGCCAGTGGCGCTACCTGTCTGCCAAAGAGAAATTCTAA
- a CDS encoding DUF1456 family protein, which yields MIHNDVLRSVRYMLDISDKKVIEIIKLGGLEVSLADLTGYLKKDEEEGFVFCPDLVMAHFLDGLVIFKRGKDESRPPQPIEVPVTNNIILKKLRVAFELKEDDMHAILKAAEFPVSKPELSALFRKFGHTNYRPCGDQLLRNFLKGLTLRVRG from the coding sequence ATGATTCACAACGACGTACTGCGCAGCGTGCGCTACATGCTCGACATCAGCGACAAGAAAGTCATCGAGATCATCAAGTTGGGCGGGCTGGAAGTGTCCCTGGCGGACCTCACCGGCTATCTCAAGAAGGACGAGGAAGAAGGCTTCGTGTTCTGCCCGGACCTGGTTATGGCGCATTTTCTCGATGGCCTGGTGATTTTCAAGCGTGGCAAGGACGAAAGCCGTCCGCCGCAACCGATCGAAGTGCCGGTAACCAACAACATCATTTTGAAAAAACTGCGCGTGGCGTTCGAGCTGAAGGAGGACGACATGCACGCCATCCTCAAGGCCGCCGAATTCCCTGTGTCCAAGCCGGAACTGAGCGCGTTGTTTCGCAAATTCGGCCACACCAACTATCGCCCTTGCGGCGACCAACTGCTGCGCAACTTTCTCAAGGGGCTGACGCTGCGCGTTCGCGGCTAA
- the tsaA gene encoding tRNA (N6-threonylcarbamoyladenosine(37)-N6)-methyltransferase TrmO — protein sequence MTYSVSPIGFVRSCFKEKFAIPRQPQLAPAARGVLELVAPFDQGEAVQGLEQVSHVWLLFLFHQALEDKPRLKVRPPRLGGNKSMGVFATRATHRPNGIGQSVVKLERVEAGRLWISGIDLLDGTPVLDIKPYVPYADIIDSASNSMASAAPGLIPVQWADAALFQAREHATRLEEPLVELIEQCLAQDPRPAYQVPTAEREYGAQFWDLDVRWHYPEAGVIRVLEVIPAVG from the coding sequence ATGACCTACAGCGTCTCCCCCATCGGCTTCGTCCGCTCCTGCTTCAAGGAGAAATTCGCCATCCCCCGCCAACCGCAACTGGCCCCGGCCGCGCGCGGGGTGCTGGAACTGGTGGCACCGTTCGACCAGGGTGAGGCGGTGCAGGGCCTGGAGCAGGTCAGCCATGTCTGGTTGCTGTTCCTGTTCCACCAGGCCTTGGAAGACAAGCCACGATTGAAGGTCCGCCCGCCACGCCTGGGGGGCAACAAATCCATGGGGGTTTTTGCCACCCGTGCGACCCATCGCCCCAACGGCATCGGCCAGTCAGTGGTGAAGCTGGAACGGGTCGAAGCCGGACGCCTGTGGATCTCAGGCATCGACTTGCTGGACGGCACTCCGGTGCTCGACATCAAGCCCTACGTGCCCTATGCGGACATCATCGACTCGGCCTCCAACAGCATGGCCAGCGCAGCACCTGGGTTGATTCCGGTGCAATGGGCGGACGCTGCCCTGTTTCAAGCGCGCGAGCATGCCACGCGCCTGGAAGAGCCCTTGGTGGAGCTGATTGAACAATGCCTGGCCCAAGACCCACGCCCGGCGTACCAGGTTCCTACAGCGGAACGGGAATATGGCGCTCAGTTCTGGGATCTGGATGTGCGTTGGCATTACCCGGAGGCGGGGGTAATTCGGGTGTTGGAAGTCATTCCTGCGGTTGGATAA
- the fpr gene encoding ferredoxin-NADP reductase — protein MSNMNHERVLSVHHWNDTLFSFKCTRDPGLRFENGQFVMIGLQQPNGRPLMRAYSIASPNWEEHLEFFSIKVPDGPLTSQLQHLKEGDEIIISKKPTGTLVLDDLKPGKHLYLLSTGTGLAPFMSVIQDPETYERFEKVILCHGVRYVNEVAYREFITEHLPQNEFFGEALRDKLIYYPTVTREPFENEGRLTDLMRSGKLFRDIGLPPINPQDDRAMLCGSPSMLDETSEVLNSFGLTVSPRMREPGDYLIERAFVEK, from the coding sequence ATGAGCAACATGAACCACGAGCGTGTCCTCAGTGTTCATCACTGGAACGACACTCTGTTCAGCTTCAAGTGCACCCGCGATCCGGGCCTGCGCTTCGAGAACGGTCAGTTCGTGATGATCGGCCTGCAGCAGCCCAACGGCCGCCCGCTTATGCGCGCTTACTCGATTGCCAGCCCGAACTGGGAAGAACATCTCGAATTCTTCAGCATCAAGGTGCCAGACGGTCCGCTGACTTCGCAGTTGCAGCACTTGAAGGAAGGCGACGAGATCATCATCAGCAAGAAGCCTACCGGTACGCTGGTGCTGGACGACCTCAAGCCTGGCAAGCATCTTTACCTGCTCAGCACCGGCACCGGCCTGGCGCCGTTCATGAGCGTCATCCAGGATCCGGAAACCTACGAGCGTTTCGAGAAGGTGATCCTGTGCCACGGCGTGCGTTACGTCAATGAAGTCGCCTACCGCGAGTTCATCACCGAGCACCTGCCACAGAACGAGTTCTTCGGTGAAGCGCTGCGTGACAAGCTGATCTACTACCCGACCGTGACCCGCGAGCCATTCGAGAACGAAGGCCGCCTGACCGACCTGATGCGCAGCGGCAAGCTGTTCCGCGACATCGGCCTGCCGCCGATCAATCCACAGGACGACCGCGCGATGCTGTGCGGCAGCCCAAGCATGCTCGACGAGACCAGCGAAGTGCTCAACAGCTTCGGCCTGACCGTTTCGCCGCGTATGCGCGAGCCGGGTGACTACCTGATCGAGCGGGCGTTTGTAGAGAAATAA
- a CDS encoding LysR family transcriptional regulator, whose translation MRFTLRQLQVFVAVAQQESVSRAAGLLNLSQSAASTSITELERQSSCQLFDRAGKRLSLNALGKQLLPQAVALLDQAKEIEDLLNGKSGFGSLAVGATLTIGNYLATLLIGGFMQRHPESQVKLHVQNTANIVHQVAHYEIDLGLIEGDCSHPDIEVQSWVEDELVVFCAPQHPLAKRGQATMEELTHEAWILREQGSGTRLTFDQAMRHHRSALNIRLELEHTEAIKRAVESGLGIGCISRLALRDAFRRGSLVAVETPDMDLARQFYFIWHKQKYQTSAMREFLDLCRAFTAGVQRSDEIVLPAIA comes from the coding sequence ATGCGATTTACTCTACGTCAACTTCAAGTCTTCGTCGCCGTCGCCCAGCAGGAAAGCGTGTCCCGCGCCGCGGGCCTGCTCAATCTGTCACAGTCGGCCGCCAGTACCTCCATCACTGAATTGGAGCGCCAATCCAGCTGCCAATTGTTCGATCGCGCCGGCAAGCGACTGAGCCTCAACGCCTTGGGCAAGCAGTTGCTGCCCCAAGCCGTGGCATTGCTCGACCAGGCCAAGGAAATCGAAGACCTGCTCAACGGCAAGTCCGGCTTCGGCTCGCTGGCGGTCGGCGCCACGCTGACCATTGGCAATTACCTGGCGACGCTGCTGATCGGCGGTTTCATGCAGCGCCATCCGGAAAGCCAGGTGAAGCTGCATGTGCAAAACACTGCCAATATCGTGCACCAGGTCGCCCATTATGAAATTGATCTGGGTCTAATCGAAGGCGACTGCAGTCATCCGGACATCGAGGTGCAGAGCTGGGTCGAGGATGAACTGGTGGTGTTCTGCGCGCCCCAGCACCCGTTGGCCAAGCGTGGGCAGGCGACGATGGAGGAATTGACCCATGAGGCCTGGATCCTGCGTGAACAGGGCTCCGGTACGCGACTGACCTTCGACCAGGCCATGCGTCACCACCGCAGCGCGTTGAACATTCGCCTGGAGCTGGAACACACCGAAGCGATCAAGCGTGCCGTGGAGTCCGGCCTGGGGATTGGCTGCATCTCACGGTTGGCACTGCGTGACGCATTCCGCCGCGGCAGCCTCGTGGCCGTGGAAACCCCGGACATGGACTTGGCGCGGCAATTTTATTTCATCTGGCACAAGCAGAAATACCAGACTTCGGCCATGCGTGAATTCCTCGATCTATGCCGGGCATTCACCGCAGGGGTGCAGCGCAGCGATGAGATCGTCCTGCCGGCCATTGCCTGA
- a CDS encoding diacylglycerol kinase: protein MSPFKGQTGLKRILNASGYSLDGLRAAFVGEAAFRQLVLLNVILIPLSFFLNVSRVEQALLVAVCLLALIVELLNSAVEAAIDRISLELHPLSKNAKDMGSAAQLVALTMIALVWGLVLL, encoded by the coding sequence ATGTCTCCTTTTAAAGGCCAAACCGGCCTGAAACGCATCCTCAACGCTTCCGGCTATTCCCTGGACGGGCTGCGTGCAGCTTTTGTCGGTGAAGCCGCGTTCCGTCAACTGGTGCTGCTCAACGTTATCCTGATTCCGTTGTCATTCTTCCTGAATGTCAGCCGCGTCGAGCAGGCATTGCTGGTCGCGGTATGCCTGCTGGCCTTGATCGTGGAGTTGCTCAACTCGGCGGTAGAGGCGGCGATCGACCGCATTTCCCTCGAGCTGCACCCGCTGTCGAAAAACGCCAAGGACATGGGCAGCGCCGCCCAGCTTGTCGCCCTGACGATGATTGCCCTGGTCTGGGGCCTCGTGCTGCTCTGA